From a region of the Streptomyces caniferus genome:
- a CDS encoding cell division protein SepF → MAGAMRKMAVYLGLVEDDGYDGRGFDPDDEFEPELDPEPDRGRRQQHPVQAEIPPEREEPIRAVTPPAQREPAPLAAENGRPARIAPVASITPERPNLEKNAPVIMPKVVSEREPYRITTLHPRTYNEARTIGEHFREGTPVIMNLTEMDDTDAKRLVDFAAGLVFGLHGSIERVTQKVFLLSPANVDVTAEDKARIAEGGFFNQS, encoded by the coding sequence ATGGCCGGCGCGATGCGCAAGATGGCGGTCTACCTCGGCCTCGTGGAGGACGATGGGTACGACGGCCGGGGGTTCGACCCCGATGACGAGTTCGAGCCCGAGCTTGACCCGGAGCCCGACCGGGGGCGGCGTCAACAGCACCCAGTGCAGGCCGAAATTCCCCCCGAAAGGGAGGAACCCATCCGTGCCGTGACACCTCCGGCGCAACGTGAACCGGCCCCGCTTGCCGCGGAAAACGGACGACCCGCGCGAATCGCCCCCGTGGCATCCATCACACCCGAACGTCCAAATCTGGAGAAGAACGCACCGGTGATCATGCCCAAGGTTGTGTCCGAGCGGGAGCCCTACCGCATCACCACACTCCACCCCCGGACCTACAACGAAGCCCGTACCATCGGGGAACACTTCCGCGAGGGCACTCCGGTGATCATGAATCTCACGGAGATGGACGATACTGACGCGAAGCGACTTGTCGACTTTGCGGCCGGTTTGGTGTTTGGTCTTCACGGCAGCATCGAGCGGGTGACGCAGAAGGTGTTCCTGTTGTCGCCTGCTAACGTCGATGTCACGGCGGAGGACAAGGCCCGCATCGCAGAGGGCGGGTTCTTCAACCAGAGCTGA
- a CDS encoding YggT family protein: protein MSVFGQVIYIALYCFLIVLIFRLVMDYVFQFARSWQPGKAMVVILEAAYTVTDPPLKLLRRVIPPLRLGGVALDLSFFVLMIIVYILITVVRTVLLV, encoded by the coding sequence ATGAGTGTCTTTGGTCAGGTGATCTACATCGCGCTGTACTGCTTCCTGATCGTGTTGATCTTCCGGCTGGTGATGGACTATGTCTTCCAGTTCGCCCGTTCATGGCAACCCGGCAAGGCGATGGTGGTCATTCTTGAGGCCGCCTACACTGTCACTGATCCGCCACTCAAGCTTCTGCGGCGGGTAATTCCGCCGCTGCGTCTCGGGGGCGTGGCGCTCGACCTGTCCTTCTTCGTATTGATGATCATCGTGTACATCCTGATCACCGTCGTGAGGACGGTGTTGTTGGTGTGA